A single Mastomys coucha isolate ucsf_1 chromosome X, UCSF_Mcou_1, whole genome shotgun sequence DNA region contains:
- the LOC116086553 gene encoding F-box-like/WD repeat-containing protein TBL1X, with protein sequence MSITSDEVNFLVYRYLQESGFSHSAFTFGIESHISQSNINGTLVPPAALISILQKGLQYVEAEISINEDGTVFDGRPIESLSLIDAVMPDVVQTRQQAFREKLAQQQANAAAAAAAAAATATSTAATTPAAAAQQNPPKNGEATVNGEENGAHAINNHSKPMEIDGDVEIPPSKATVLRGHESEVFICAWNPVSDLLASGSGDSTARIWNLNENSNGGSTQLVLRHCIREGGHDVPSNKDVTSLDWNSDGTLLATGSYDGFARIWTEDGNLASTLGQHKGPIFALKWNKKGNYILSAGVDKTTIIWDAHTGEAKQQFPFHSAPALDVDWQNNTTFASCSTDMCIHVCRLGCDRPVKTFQGHTNEVNAIKWDPSGMLLASCSDDMTLKIWSMKQDACVHDLQAHSKEIYTIKWSPTGPATSNPNSNIMLASASFDSTVRLWDVERGVCIHTLTKHQEPVYSVAFSPDGKYLASGSFDKCVHIWNTQSGSLVHSYRGTGGIFEVCWNARGDKVGASASDGSVCVLDLRK encoded by the exons ATGAGCATTACCAGCGACGAGGTGAACTTTCTGGTATATCGCTACCTCCAGGAATCAG GTTTTTCCCACTCCGCCTTCACGTTTGGGATTGAAAGCCACATAAGCCAGTCCAACATCAATGGTACACTAGTGCCACCGGCTGCCCTAATCTCCATTCTTCAGAAAGGACTGCAGTATGTGGAGGCGGAGATCAGCATCAACGAG GATGGCACGGTATTTGATGGGCGTCCCATTGAGTCCCTATCGTTAATTGATGCTGTGATGCCCGATGTGGTACAGACAAGACAGCAAGCTTTTCGGGAGAAACTCGCCCAGCAGCAAGCCAATGCAGCAGCTGCAGCGGCAGCAGCCGCAGCCACAGCCACAAGTACAGCGGCCACAACACCAGCAGCTGCTGCTCAGCAAAACCCACCAAAGAATGGAGAAGCCACCGTGAATGGGGAAGAAAATGGAGCCCATGCAATAA ATAATCACTCAAAGCCAATGGAAATAGATGGAGACGTTGAAATTCCACCGAGTAAAGCCACAGTCCTTCGAGGCCATGAGTCTGAGGTCTTCATTTGTGCCTGGAATCCTGTTAGTGACCTACTTGCTTCTGG ATCTGGAGACTCCACTGCGAGGATATGGAACCTTAATGAGAACAGCAATGGGGGCTCTACACAGCTTGTGCTGAGGCACTGTATACGTGAAGGCGGACATGATGTTCCCAGTAATAAGGATGTCACTTCATTGGACTGGAAT AGCGATGGAACACTGTTGGCAACAGGTTCCTATGATGGTTTTGCAAGAATATGGACAGAAGATG GTAACCTAGCCAGCACCTTAGGTCAACATAAAGGCCCCATCTTTGCCTTGAAGTGGAATAAAAAGGGGAATTATATTTTGAGTGCTGGTGTAGACAAG ACAACAATAATTTGGGACGCTCACACAGGAGAAGCAAAACAACAGTTTCCTTTTCATTCAG CACCTGCCCTTGATGTGGACTGGCAGAACAACACTACTTTTGCCTCATGCAGCACAgacatgtgcattcatgtgtgcagACTTGGATGTGATCGCCCAGTCAAAACCTTCCAAGGACATACT AATGAGGTCAATGCTATCAAATGGGATCCTTCTGGAATGTTGCTAGCCTCCTGCTCTGATGACATGACATTAAAG ATCTGGAGTATGAAGCAGGATGCATGTGTCCATGACCTCCAAGCTCACAGCAAAGAGATATATACCATCAAGTGGAGTCCCACAGGACCAGCCACCAGCAACCCAAACTCCAACATCATGTTAGCAAG TGCTTCATTTGACTCTACGGTTCGACTGTGGGATGTGGAGCGAGGTGTTTGCATCCACACACTGACCAAGCATCAGGAGCCTGTCTATAGTGTAGCGTTCAGTCCTGACGGGAAGTATTTGGCCAGTGGATCCTTTGATAAGTGTGTCCATATCTGGAATACTCAG